From Ptiloglossa arizonensis isolate GNS036 chromosome 14, iyPtiAriz1_principal, whole genome shotgun sequence, the proteins below share one genomic window:
- the LOC143154238 gene encoding uncharacterized protein LOC143154238 isoform X2, whose amino-acid sequence MWSLRHEMMTRDECRKYLRCLELDAYGSMVSVLRAQGPFTSEKQKLLQELAKVLHISNERHRAEVRRAVNDEKLATIAEQLNGPNTGTDWTIEGRRAIPLLPRLKARSAFTTLANSLSLATVAANKRNLPVPEKTENAKAIRSESPVKLKVQEKLLSNNELPPIEDKFNDQNVSNEVTELDKNKDTNKQNNNSDVNEKCTIPEKRKATSPLPTVIPNKVLVVSSNSIGPLNHGTVQKGSPENTIQLSRIPTNSLQHQNVTIIPYNINCGESITDSKELAVQDNTNNHSVVPSGNIVNTVIPVGSTSIAKTKGRIITTQNKLSTKIGPAILMSSNVSCVSGNNLQSDTQDILNSKILSSHSLEKTANTENSNSIVSSTKRVVPVIHSNVKSPITKTITSSNSHRLMAVCPGTTVSNGPGPPQAKQTTTLTCKKLPTTFNNQSTAKMGVTLNSNKTVNISHHPNAKLASKTNVIVIQKGQTKGVTLSHAGKEVLGKVIMGGKNLCVTSQHNASINVLPRHITLNNGDQAVTMLSTTNSSHTEPITPSIKSGNTIMFNLRQDVLEKSKALSQLLESSNVLTSESKTVIQNTHARLSKEPSNSDLHVQDKEIIVKTDAVITSVKDEKQR is encoded by the exons AGTTAGATGCTTATGGAAGTATGGTGTCCGTCTTACGTGCTCAGGGTCCTTTTACTagtgaaaaacaaaaattattacaagaaCTTGCTAAAGTTTTACATATTTCCAATGAAAGACATcgtgcagaagtgcgaagagctgtgaacgatgaaaaattagCAACAATAGCTGAACA ATTAAACGGTCCAAACACTGGCACAGATTGGACTATCGAAGGTCGTCGTGCTATTCCACTTTTGCCAAGATTGAAGGCACGATCTGCTTTCACAACACTAGCAAATAGCTTATCCCTTGCAACAGTAGCGGCAAACAAAAGGAATCTTCCAGTTCCTGAAAAAACAGAGAATGCAAAAG CTATTAGAAGTGAATCTCCTGTGAAGCTAAAAGTACAAGAAAAATTACTTAGCAATAATGAACTTCCACCTATTGAAGACAAGTTCAATGatcaaaatgtttcaaatgaG GTCACTGAATTGGATAAAAACAAGGATACAAATAAGCAAAACAATAATTCTGATGTCAATGAAAAATGTACTATTCCTGAAAAACGTAAAGCTACTTCTCCACTCCCAACAGTAATTCCAAATAAG GTTTTGGTAGtgtcttcaaattcaataggaccATTAAATCATGGTACTGTTCAAAAAGGATCTCCTGAAAATACTATTCAATTATCACGAATACCAACAAATTCTTTACAACACCAAAACGTTACAATAATACCGTATAATATTAATTGTGGAGAAAGCATTACAG ATTCTAAAGAATTAGCAGTACAAGACAATACTAATAATCATTCAGTAGTTCCATCTGGTAATATTGTTAATACCGTAATCCCAGTGGGCTCAACAAGTATTGCAAAAACTAAAGGAAGAATAATTACAACGCAAAATAAACTTAGTACAAAGATTGGGCCAGCAATTCTGATGTCCAGTAATGTATCATGTGTATCAGGAAACAACTTGCAATCTGATACACAAGATATTTTAA attcaaaaatattatcATCCCATAGTTTAGAGAAGACAGCAAATACTGAGAATTCAAATTCAATTGTTAGCAGCACAAAACGTGTTGTACCAGTGATACATTCTAATGTAAAATCCCCAATAACTAAAACCATTACTTCAA gTAATTCACATCGACTGATGGCTGTATGTCCTGGTACAACTGTATCAAATGGACCAGGACCGCCTCAAGCTAAGCAAACAACAACATTAACTTGTAAAAAATTGCCTACAACATTCAATAATCAAAGCACTGCCAAAATG GGTGTTACGCTAAATTCTAATAAAACTGTAAATATATCTCATCATCCTAATGCGAAGTTAGCATCTAAAACGAACGTGATCGTTATACAAAAGGGTCAAACCAAAGGTGTAACTCTTTCTCATGCAGGCAAA GAAGTGTTAGGAAAGGTAATTATGGGTGGGAAAAATTTATGTGTCACGAGTCAACATAATGCTTCTATTAATGTTCTACCACGCCATATTACACTCAACAATGGAGATCAAGCTGTAACTATGTTATCAACAACAAACTCATCTCATACAGAACCTATAACACCCAGTATAAAG TCTGGTAATACCATCATGTTCAATCTTCGGCAAGATGTTTTGGAGAAGAGTAAAGCTTTATCTCAACTCCTTGAATCATCTAATGTTCTTACCTCAGAATCTAAGACTGTGATACAAAATACGCACGCTCGTCTTTCGAAAGAACCAAGTAACAGTGATTTACATGTACAAGATAAAGAGATAATTGTAAAAACTGATGCTGTAATTACTTCTGTTAAAGATGAGAAACAAAG ATGA
- the LOC143154238 gene encoding uncharacterized protein LOC143154238 isoform X3: MQKVLRKNIIYFAIRSESPVKLKVQEKLLSNNELPPIEDKFNDQNVSNEVTELDKNKDTNKQNNNSDVNEKCTIPEKRKATSPLPTVIPNKVLVVSSNSIGPLNHGTVQKGSPENTIQLSRIPTNSLQHQNVTIIPYNINCGESITDSKELAVQDNTNNHSVVPSGNIVNTVIPVGSTSIAKTKGRIITTQNKLSTKIGPAILMSSNVSCVSGNNLQSDTQDILNSKILSSHSLEKTANTENSNSIVSSTKRVVPVIHSNVKSPITKTITSSNSHRLMAVCPGTTVSNGPGPPQAKQTTTLTCKKLPTTFNNQSTAKMGVTLNSNKTVNISHHPNAKLASKTNVIVIQKGQTKGVTLSHAGKEVLGKVIMGGKNLCVTSQHNASINVLPRHITLNNGDQAVTMLSTTNSSHTEPITPSIKSGNTIMFNLRQDVLEKSKALSQLLESSNVLTSESKTVIQNTHARLSKEPSNSDLHVQDKEIIVKTDAVITSVKDEKQRSV; the protein is encoded by the exons ATGCAAAAGGTTTTAAGGAAAAATATTATCTATTTTG CTATTAGAAGTGAATCTCCTGTGAAGCTAAAAGTACAAGAAAAATTACTTAGCAATAATGAACTTCCACCTATTGAAGACAAGTTCAATGatcaaaatgtttcaaatgaG GTCACTGAATTGGATAAAAACAAGGATACAAATAAGCAAAACAATAATTCTGATGTCAATGAAAAATGTACTATTCCTGAAAAACGTAAAGCTACTTCTCCACTCCCAACAGTAATTCCAAATAAG GTTTTGGTAGtgtcttcaaattcaataggaccATTAAATCATGGTACTGTTCAAAAAGGATCTCCTGAAAATACTATTCAATTATCACGAATACCAACAAATTCTTTACAACACCAAAACGTTACAATAATACCGTATAATATTAATTGTGGAGAAAGCATTACAG ATTCTAAAGAATTAGCAGTACAAGACAATACTAATAATCATTCAGTAGTTCCATCTGGTAATATTGTTAATACCGTAATCCCAGTGGGCTCAACAAGTATTGCAAAAACTAAAGGAAGAATAATTACAACGCAAAATAAACTTAGTACAAAGATTGGGCCAGCAATTCTGATGTCCAGTAATGTATCATGTGTATCAGGAAACAACTTGCAATCTGATACACAAGATATTTTAA attcaaaaatattatcATCCCATAGTTTAGAGAAGACAGCAAATACTGAGAATTCAAATTCAATTGTTAGCAGCACAAAACGTGTTGTACCAGTGATACATTCTAATGTAAAATCCCCAATAACTAAAACCATTACTTCAA gTAATTCACATCGACTGATGGCTGTATGTCCTGGTACAACTGTATCAAATGGACCAGGACCGCCTCAAGCTAAGCAAACAACAACATTAACTTGTAAAAAATTGCCTACAACATTCAATAATCAAAGCACTGCCAAAATG GGTGTTACGCTAAATTCTAATAAAACTGTAAATATATCTCATCATCCTAATGCGAAGTTAGCATCTAAAACGAACGTGATCGTTATACAAAAGGGTCAAACCAAAGGTGTAACTCTTTCTCATGCAGGCAAA GAAGTGTTAGGAAAGGTAATTATGGGTGGGAAAAATTTATGTGTCACGAGTCAACATAATGCTTCTATTAATGTTCTACCACGCCATATTACACTCAACAATGGAGATCAAGCTGTAACTATGTTATCAACAACAAACTCATCTCATACAGAACCTATAACACCCAGTATAAAG TCTGGTAATACCATCATGTTCAATCTTCGGCAAGATGTTTTGGAGAAGAGTAAAGCTTTATCTCAACTCCTTGAATCATCTAATGTTCTTACCTCAGAATCTAAGACTGTGATACAAAATACGCACGCTCGTCTTTCGAAAGAACCAAGTAACAGTGATTTACATGTACAAGATAAAGAGATAATTGTAAAAACTGATGCTGTAATTACTTCTGTTAAAGATGAGAAACAAAGGTCAGTTTGA
- the LOC143154238 gene encoding uncharacterized protein LOC143154238 isoform X1, producing the protein MWSLRHEMMTRDECRKYLRCLELDAYGSMVSVLRAQGPFTSEKQKLLQELAKVLHISNERHRAEVRRAVNDEKLATIAEQLNGPNTGTDWTIEGRRAIPLLPRLKARSAFTTLANSLSLATVAANKRNLPVPEKTENAKAIRSESPVKLKVQEKLLSNNELPPIEDKFNDQNVSNEVTELDKNKDTNKQNNNSDVNEKCTIPEKRKATSPLPTVIPNKVLVVSSNSIGPLNHGTVQKGSPENTIQLSRIPTNSLQHQNVTIIPYNINCGESITDSKELAVQDNTNNHSVVPSGNIVNTVIPVGSTSIAKTKGRIITTQNKLSTKIGPAILMSSNVSCVSGNNLQSDTQDILNSKILSSHSLEKTANTENSNSIVSSTKRVVPVIHSNVKSPITKTITSSNSHRLMAVCPGTTVSNGPGPPQAKQTTTLTCKKLPTTFNNQSTAKMGVTLNSNKTVNISHHPNAKLASKTNVIVIQKGQTKGVTLSHAGKEVLGKVIMGGKNLCVTSQHNASINVLPRHITLNNGDQAVTMLSTTNSSHTEPITPSIKSGNTIMFNLRQDVLEKSKALSQLLESSNVLTSESKTVIQNTHARLSKEPSNSDLHVQDKEIIVKTDAVITSVKDEKQRSV; encoded by the exons AGTTAGATGCTTATGGAAGTATGGTGTCCGTCTTACGTGCTCAGGGTCCTTTTACTagtgaaaaacaaaaattattacaagaaCTTGCTAAAGTTTTACATATTTCCAATGAAAGACATcgtgcagaagtgcgaagagctgtgaacgatgaaaaattagCAACAATAGCTGAACA ATTAAACGGTCCAAACACTGGCACAGATTGGACTATCGAAGGTCGTCGTGCTATTCCACTTTTGCCAAGATTGAAGGCACGATCTGCTTTCACAACACTAGCAAATAGCTTATCCCTTGCAACAGTAGCGGCAAACAAAAGGAATCTTCCAGTTCCTGAAAAAACAGAGAATGCAAAAG CTATTAGAAGTGAATCTCCTGTGAAGCTAAAAGTACAAGAAAAATTACTTAGCAATAATGAACTTCCACCTATTGAAGACAAGTTCAATGatcaaaatgtttcaaatgaG GTCACTGAATTGGATAAAAACAAGGATACAAATAAGCAAAACAATAATTCTGATGTCAATGAAAAATGTACTATTCCTGAAAAACGTAAAGCTACTTCTCCACTCCCAACAGTAATTCCAAATAAG GTTTTGGTAGtgtcttcaaattcaataggaccATTAAATCATGGTACTGTTCAAAAAGGATCTCCTGAAAATACTATTCAATTATCACGAATACCAACAAATTCTTTACAACACCAAAACGTTACAATAATACCGTATAATATTAATTGTGGAGAAAGCATTACAG ATTCTAAAGAATTAGCAGTACAAGACAATACTAATAATCATTCAGTAGTTCCATCTGGTAATATTGTTAATACCGTAATCCCAGTGGGCTCAACAAGTATTGCAAAAACTAAAGGAAGAATAATTACAACGCAAAATAAACTTAGTACAAAGATTGGGCCAGCAATTCTGATGTCCAGTAATGTATCATGTGTATCAGGAAACAACTTGCAATCTGATACACAAGATATTTTAA attcaaaaatattatcATCCCATAGTTTAGAGAAGACAGCAAATACTGAGAATTCAAATTCAATTGTTAGCAGCACAAAACGTGTTGTACCAGTGATACATTCTAATGTAAAATCCCCAATAACTAAAACCATTACTTCAA gTAATTCACATCGACTGATGGCTGTATGTCCTGGTACAACTGTATCAAATGGACCAGGACCGCCTCAAGCTAAGCAAACAACAACATTAACTTGTAAAAAATTGCCTACAACATTCAATAATCAAAGCACTGCCAAAATG GGTGTTACGCTAAATTCTAATAAAACTGTAAATATATCTCATCATCCTAATGCGAAGTTAGCATCTAAAACGAACGTGATCGTTATACAAAAGGGTCAAACCAAAGGTGTAACTCTTTCTCATGCAGGCAAA GAAGTGTTAGGAAAGGTAATTATGGGTGGGAAAAATTTATGTGTCACGAGTCAACATAATGCTTCTATTAATGTTCTACCACGCCATATTACACTCAACAATGGAGATCAAGCTGTAACTATGTTATCAACAACAAACTCATCTCATACAGAACCTATAACACCCAGTATAAAG TCTGGTAATACCATCATGTTCAATCTTCGGCAAGATGTTTTGGAGAAGAGTAAAGCTTTATCTCAACTCCTTGAATCATCTAATGTTCTTACCTCAGAATCTAAGACTGTGATACAAAATACGCACGCTCGTCTTTCGAAAGAACCAAGTAACAGTGATTTACATGTACAAGATAAAGAGATAATTGTAAAAACTGATGCTGTAATTACTTCTGTTAAAGATGAGAAACAAAGGTCAGTTTGA